Proteins encoded together in one Desulfovibrio aminophilus window:
- a CDS encoding ABC transporter substrate-binding protein, with amino-acid sequence MLNDSTHRRRFSGPAALLALALVLCLPGRALALKQATLLLQWLPQAQFAGYYVAREKGFYREAGVDLEIRAGGPDTLASRELAEGEVEFATMFLATGIQRRAEGMPIVHLAQIVQRSALMIVARKDSGITSPRDLDGKRVSLWDNEFQLQPQALFQRLGIAPELAPQGGTVNLFLRGGVTALSAMWYNEYHTLLASGLDPSELTVFSFADYELNFPEDGIYCLQTTWDEDPEMCRAVVAATLRGWRYAFDNPEEALDIVLAHMREARIPACRAHQRWMLARMRDIVMPAGNRRDDGLSRMGRLDRLGYQRMASALLEQGHIPFAPTYERFAREATP; translated from the coding sequence ATGCTGAACGATTCCACGCACAGACGCCGGTTCTCCGGTCCGGCCGCGCTGCTGGCCCTGGCCCTGGTTCTCTGCCTGCCGGGCCGCGCGCTGGCCCTGAAGCAGGCCACGCTGCTCCTGCAATGGCTGCCCCAGGCCCAGTTCGCGGGCTATTACGTGGCCCGGGAAAAGGGCTTCTACCGCGAGGCCGGGGTGGACCTGGAGATCCGGGCCGGGGGCCCGGACACCCTGGCGTCGCGCGAACTGGCCGAGGGCGAGGTGGAGTTCGCCACCATGTTCCTGGCCACCGGCATCCAGCGCCGCGCCGAGGGCATGCCCATCGTGCATCTGGCCCAGATCGTCCAGCGTTCGGCGCTCATGATCGTGGCCCGCAAGGACTCCGGCATCACCTCGCCCCGCGACCTGGACGGCAAACGCGTGAGCCTCTGGGACAACGAGTTCCAGCTCCAGCCCCAGGCCCTGTTCCAGCGCCTGGGCATCGCCCCCGAGCTGGCGCCCCAGGGCGGCACCGTGAACCTCTTCCTGCGCGGCGGCGTGACCGCCCTCTCGGCCATGTGGTACAACGAATACCACACGCTCCTGGCCTCCGGGCTGGACCCTTCGGAGCTGACGGTGTTCTCCTTCGCGGACTACGAGCTGAATTTCCCGGAAGACGGCATCTACTGCCTGCAGACCACCTGGGACGAGGACCCGGAGATGTGCCGGGCCGTGGTCGCGGCCACCCTGCGGGGCTGGCGCTACGCCTTCGACAACCCCGAGGAGGCCCTGGACATCGTGCTCGCGCACATGCGCGAGGCCCGGATTCCGGCCTGCCGCGCGCACCAGCGCTGGATGCTCGCGCGCATGCGCGACATCGTCATGCCCGCCGGGAACCGCCGGGACGACGGCCTGTCCCGAATGGGCAGGCTGGACCGGCTGGGTTACCAGCGCATGGCCTCGGCGCTCCTGGAGCAGGGCCATATCCCCTTCGCACCCACCTATGAGCGCTTCGCGCGGGAGGCCACGCCATGA
- a CDS encoding CerR family C-terminal domain-containing protein produces the protein MTQDGTRERLLRAAGEIISRKGFRAATVREICARAKANVASVKYHFGNKRSLYEEVLQAAFEESIRDHPPDPGPDHPPEERLRAFIRSFIFRFHGEGRGSWFGRLMTREMFEPTEALDELVRRAIRPMSDLLQEMVREVGGPDLDDRAVLFCGLSVAAQCQHFFRSREVVRRIHPSLRFDRQGLEELADHILAFSLSAVANYRRADRAGGRP, from the coding sequence ATGACTCAGGACGGAACCCGCGAGCGGCTTCTGCGCGCCGCCGGGGAAATCATATCCCGCAAGGGATTCCGCGCGGCCACCGTGCGCGAGATCTGCGCCAGGGCCAAGGCCAACGTGGCCTCGGTGAAGTATCACTTCGGGAACAAGCGGAGCCTCTACGAGGAGGTCCTGCAGGCGGCCTTCGAGGAGAGCATCCGCGACCACCCGCCCGATCCCGGCCCGGACCATCCGCCCGAGGAGCGCCTGCGGGCCTTCATCCGCTCCTTCATCTTCCGCTTCCACGGCGAGGGCCGGGGCTCCTGGTTCGGCAGGCTCATGACCCGCGAGATGTTCGAGCCCACCGAGGCCCTGGACGAGCTCGTCCGGCGCGCCATCCGCCCCATGTCCGACCTCCTGCAGGAGATGGTCCGCGAGGTGGGCGGGCCGGATCTGGACGACCGCGCCGTGCTCTTCTGCGGCCTGAGCGTCGCGGCCCAATGCCAGCATTTCTTCCGTTCCCGCGAGGTGGTCCGGCGCATCCACCCCTCGCTCCGCTTCGACCGCCAGGGCCTGGAGGAGCTGGCGGACCACATCCTGGCCTTTTCCCTGTCAGCCGTTGCAAATTACCGCCGCGCCGACCGCGCGGGAGGACGACCGTGA
- a CDS encoding efflux RND transporter permease subunit — MNLSRLFIERPVMTLLVMFGILIFGAMAYRSLPVSDLPNVDFPTIQVTAQLSGASPETMASSVAAPLEREFSTIAGLDSMSSANTLGTTRITLQFNLERDLDGAALDVQSAISVATRKLPDNMTTPPYMRKVNPADQPIYYLAVSSDTMPRWQLNEYADTLMAQRISSINGVALVNIYGSAKYAVRIQVDPEALASRRIGIDELADAVSKANVNLPTGVMEGVSRAYTVRSEGQIMRAEGYRPLIVAYRNGSPVRLQDVALVSDSVESSKRGNWYNGVPAFVLAVQRQPGTNTVALVDEIKELMPKVRAQMPEAVKIDVLYDRSESIRDSVSDVKFTLLLTVCLVILVIFLFLRNLRATVIPSLALPMSIVGTFAVMQVMGFSLNNISLMSLTLSVGFVVDDAIVMLENIVRHLEMGKSPLRAAIDGSREISFTILSMTISLAAVFIPVFFMGGVVGRLFHEFSVTIMAAILISGFVSLSLTPMLCSLGLKAHHAGEAEKPRSRLFDFSERFFDRSLAFYERTLRSVIRRRRLTLYASLGLLALTAWLFAVTPKGFLPSEDTGQVMGSTLAEQGVSYEEMVARHKLVNDMLRADPNVDSYTTLVGAGGPNASGNNGRVIIRLKPRGKRPLSAQQFVQSMRGKLAAISGLRVMLVVPPSINVGGRSSRGLYQFTLQNPDTEELYQYAAAFEARMHDIPGLQDVSSDLEISNPEVTLDIDRDRAAALGVTAFQIEDALSSAFSTREVSTIYASTNDYPVQMELLPKYQADPAALSLLYIRGKSGALVPLDALTKVGVGVGPQSINHTGQMPSVTVSFNLAPGLSLGDAMPRVQGLAAEMLPGTFATSFQGTAQAFQSSFKGLLALVVLSIIVIYIVLGVLYESFIHPLTILSGLPAAGVGALLTLLLFRLDLDIYGFVGIIMLIGIVKKNAIMMIDFAVEAERKEGKGAEQSIFEGALVRFRPIMMTTMAALMGTLPIAIGFGAGAESRRPLGLAVVGGLIVSQLLTLYLTPVYYIYLDRLQRVLDRFFGRAREAGGAE, encoded by the coding sequence GTGAACCTCTCCCGGCTGTTCATCGAGCGGCCGGTCATGACCCTCCTGGTCATGTTCGGCATCCTCATCTTCGGCGCCATGGCCTACCGGTCCCTGCCGGTGTCCGACCTGCCGAACGTGGACTTCCCCACCATCCAGGTCACGGCCCAGCTTTCCGGGGCCTCGCCCGAGACCATGGCCTCCTCGGTGGCCGCGCCCCTGGAGCGCGAGTTCTCGACCATCGCGGGCCTGGACTCCATGAGTTCGGCCAACACCCTCGGCACCACCAGGATCACCCTGCAGTTCAACCTCGAACGCGACCTGGACGGCGCGGCCCTGGACGTGCAGTCGGCCATCTCCGTGGCCACCCGCAAGCTGCCCGACAACATGACCACGCCGCCCTACATGCGCAAGGTCAACCCGGCGGACCAGCCGATCTACTACCTGGCCGTGTCCTCGGACACCATGCCGAGGTGGCAGCTCAACGAGTACGCCGACACGCTCATGGCCCAGCGCATCTCGTCGATCAACGGCGTGGCCCTGGTGAACATCTACGGCTCGGCCAAGTACGCCGTGCGCATCCAGGTGGACCCCGAGGCCCTGGCCAGCCGCCGGATCGGCATCGACGAGCTGGCCGACGCCGTGTCCAAGGCCAACGTGAACCTGCCCACCGGCGTCATGGAGGGGGTCAGCCGGGCCTACACCGTGCGCTCCGAGGGCCAGATCATGCGCGCCGAGGGCTACCGCCCGCTCATCGTGGCCTACCGCAACGGCTCGCCCGTGCGGCTCCAGGACGTGGCCCTGGTCTCCGACAGCGTGGAGAGCTCCAAGCGCGGCAACTGGTACAACGGCGTGCCCGCCTTCGTGCTGGCCGTGCAGCGCCAGCCCGGGACGAACACGGTGGCCCTGGTGGACGAGATCAAGGAGCTCATGCCCAAGGTCCGGGCCCAGATGCCGGAGGCGGTGAAGATCGACGTGCTCTACGACCGCTCCGAGTCCATCCGGGACTCGGTGTCGGACGTGAAGTTCACCCTTCTGCTCACGGTCTGCCTGGTCATCCTGGTCATCTTCCTCTTCCTGCGCAACCTGAGGGCCACGGTCATCCCCTCCCTGGCCCTGCCCATGTCCATCGTGGGCACCTTCGCGGTCATGCAGGTCATGGGCTTCTCGCTGAACAACATCTCGCTCATGTCCCTGACGCTCTCCGTGGGCTTCGTGGTGGACGACGCCATCGTCATGCTGGAGAACATCGTCCGCCACCTGGAGATGGGCAAAAGCCCCCTGCGGGCGGCCATCGACGGCTCCCGGGAGATCAGCTTCACCATCCTGTCCATGACCATCTCCCTGGCCGCGGTCTTCATCCCGGTGTTCTTCATGGGCGGAGTGGTGGGCCGCCTGTTCCACGAATTCTCCGTGACCATCATGGCCGCCATCCTCATCTCCGGCTTCGTCTCCCTGAGCCTCACGCCCATGCTCTGCTCCCTGGGCCTCAAGGCACACCACGCGGGCGAGGCCGAGAAGCCCAGGAGCCGCCTCTTCGATTTCTCCGAGCGCTTCTTCGACCGCTCCCTGGCCTTCTATGAGCGGACCCTGCGCTCCGTGATCCGCCGTCGCCGCCTGACCCTCTACGCCTCCCTGGGCCTGCTGGCCCTCACGGCCTGGCTCTTCGCCGTCACGCCCAAGGGCTTCCTGCCCTCCGAGGACACCGGCCAGGTCATGGGCTCGACCCTGGCCGAGCAGGGCGTGTCCTACGAGGAGATGGTGGCCCGGCACAAGCTCGTCAACGACATGCTCCGGGCGGATCCCAACGTGGACAGCTACACCACCCTGGTGGGCGCGGGCGGCCCCAACGCCTCGGGCAACAACGGCCGCGTGATCATCCGGCTCAAGCCGCGCGGCAAGCGGCCCCTCTCGGCCCAGCAGTTCGTGCAGTCCATGCGCGGCAAGCTCGCGGCCATCTCCGGCCTGCGGGTCATGCTCGTGGTGCCTCCGTCCATCAACGTGGGCGGCCGCTCCTCCCGCGGCCTCTACCAGTTCACGCTCCAGAACCCCGACACCGAGGAGCTCTACCAGTACGCGGCGGCCTTCGAGGCCCGCATGCACGACATCCCCGGCCTGCAGGACGTGAGCAGCGACCTGGAGATCTCCAACCCCGAGGTCACCCTGGACATCGACCGCGACCGGGCCGCGGCCCTGGGCGTCACGGCCTTCCAGATCGAGGACGCCCTGTCCTCGGCCTTCAGCACGCGGGAAGTCTCGACCATCTACGCCAGCACCAACGACTACCCGGTGCAGATGGAGCTTCTGCCGAAGTACCAGGCCGACCCGGCGGCCCTCTCGCTGCTCTACATCCGCGGCAAGAGCGGGGCGCTGGTCCCGCTGGACGCCCTGACCAAGGTGGGCGTGGGGGTCGGGCCGCAGTCCATCAACCACACCGGCCAGATGCCCTCCGTGACCGTGTCCTTCAACCTGGCTCCCGGCCTGTCCCTGGGCGACGCCATGCCCCGGGTCCAGGGCCTGGCCGCGGAGATGCTGCCCGGCACCTTCGCCACGAGCTTCCAGGGCACGGCCCAGGCCTTCCAGTCCTCGTTCAAGGGCCTGCTGGCCCTGGTCGTCCTCTCCATCATCGTCATCTACATCGTGCTCGGCGTGCTCTACGAGAGCTTCATCCACCCCCTGACCATCCTCTCCGGCCTGCCGGCCGCGGGCGTGGGCGCGCTGCTGACCCTGCTGCTCTTCCGCCTGGACCTGGACATCTACGGCTTCGTGGGCATCATCATGCTCATCGGCATCGTGAAGAAGAACGCGATCATGATGATCGACTTCGCGGTGGAGGCCGAGCGCAAGGAGGGCAAGGGCGCGGAGCAGTCCATCTTCGAGGGCGCGCTGGTGCGCTTCCGGCCGATCATGATGACCACCATGGCCGCGCTCATGGGCACCCTGCCCATCGCCATCGGCTTCGGCGCGGGCGCCGAGTCCCGGCGGCCCCTGGGTCTGGCCGTGGTCGGCGGCCTGATCGTGTCCCAGCTCCTGACCCTCTATCTGACCCCGGTGTACTACATCTACCTGGATCGCCTGCAGCGCGTGCTGGACCGTTTCTTCGGGCGGGCGCGCGAGGCCGGCGGGGCCGAATAG
- a CDS encoding SpoIIE family protein phosphatase, with protein MRLGGIAPRLALLVLLGAAAVLGGVSAYTYKVCRDIILAKVEENARNQAQATVNRIESVLSTLQKVPWSTAYALENAPLSKQEILRLGRRILADTPEVYATAVAFEPYAFDAKSLYYAPYLYRDGADVRETMLGGAAYRYFYQDWYQLPRELKRPIWTEPYYDEGGGNILMTTYSVPFWREAEGERRFTGVVTVDVSLEWLRRIVSEVRVLETGYAFLVSQSGVYVTHPDLNLVLNETIFTLAEEKHDEQLRAIGRDMIRGGSRFVEAVSPTSGRAGFLFYAPLPSSGWSLGAFYPRDELLADVRLMTAVTTGLGVAGFLALAALAGIIAGSITKPLRRLSHAAGEIAAGNLDAALPEVKRNDEVRDLTRAFGNMTASLKEHIRDLTRTTAAKERIESELRIAHDIQMGILPKIFPPFPEHTQFDIFAGIVPAREVGGDFYDFFLLGQDRFCFLVGDVSGKGVPAAFFMAVAKTLMKAVADQVHTPGEILSKVNDDLAEENDSCMFVTIFCAVLNFRTGEVEWASAGHNPPVFTRAGGATAFLPVLREPVAGAMPGMRYTTERFVMNPGDTLFVYTDGVTEAMNGAEELYGEDRLLQTLAGLSGRPAREVIDAVGVSVAAFTGGAEQSDDITMLALRFQGGEVRDLTGGTQALRLPARMESLEPLRAFVVARAAGLLPPEALSKVELALEEALVNIFHYAYPEGRGEVEVACPLSGEPGAFALSVTDWGGAYDPLSEAAAPDLDAGLDERMPGGLGVFFIKTVTSHARYERRGGSNVLVLAFG; from the coding sequence ATGAGACTCGGCGGCATCGCCCCCCGGCTGGCCCTGCTCGTGCTGCTCGGCGCGGCCGCTGTCCTGGGCGGGGTTTCGGCCTACACCTACAAGGTCTGCCGGGACATCATCCTGGCCAAGGTGGAGGAGAACGCGCGCAACCAGGCCCAGGCCACGGTGAACCGCATCGAGTCCGTGCTCTCCACCCTGCAGAAGGTGCCCTGGAGCACTGCCTACGCCCTGGAGAACGCGCCCCTGTCCAAGCAGGAAATCCTGCGCCTGGGCCGCCGCATCCTGGCCGACACGCCCGAGGTCTACGCCACGGCCGTGGCCTTCGAGCCCTACGCCTTCGACGCCAAAAGCCTGTACTACGCACCCTATCTCTACCGCGACGGGGCCGACGTCCGCGAGACCATGCTCGGCGGGGCCGCCTACCGCTATTTCTACCAGGACTGGTACCAGCTCCCCCGGGAGCTGAAGCGGCCGATCTGGACCGAGCCCTATTACGACGAGGGCGGCGGCAACATCCTCATGACCACCTATTCCGTGCCCTTCTGGCGCGAGGCGGAGGGCGAGCGCCGCTTCACCGGCGTGGTCACGGTGGACGTGTCCCTGGAGTGGCTGCGGCGGATCGTCTCCGAGGTCCGCGTCCTGGAGACCGGCTACGCCTTCCTGGTCTCCCAGAGCGGGGTCTACGTGACCCACCCGGACCTGAACCTGGTGCTCAACGAGACCATCTTCACCCTGGCCGAGGAGAAGCACGACGAACAGCTGCGGGCCATCGGCCGGGACATGATCCGGGGCGGCTCGCGCTTCGTGGAGGCCGTGAGCCCCACCTCCGGCCGCGCGGGATTCCTCTTCTACGCCCCCCTGCCCAGCAGCGGCTGGTCCCTGGGCGCATTCTACCCCCGCGACGAGCTGCTGGCCGACGTGCGGCTCATGACGGCCGTGACCACGGGCCTGGGCGTGGCGGGCTTCCTGGCCCTGGCCGCCCTGGCCGGGATCATCGCGGGCTCCATCACCAAGCCCCTGCGGCGGCTCTCCCATGCCGCCGGGGAGATCGCGGCCGGGAACCTGGACGCGGCCTTGCCCGAGGTCAAGCGCAACGACGAGGTGCGCGACCTGACCCGGGCCTTCGGCAACATGACCGCCTCGCTCAAGGAGCACATCCGCGACCTGACCCGCACCACGGCGGCCAAGGAGCGCATCGAGAGCGAGCTGCGCATCGCCCACGACATCCAGATGGGCATCCTGCCGAAGATCTTCCCGCCCTTCCCGGAGCACACCCAGTTCGACATCTTCGCGGGCATCGTCCCGGCCCGCGAGGTGGGCGGCGACTTCTACGACTTCTTCCTCCTGGGCCAGGACCGCTTCTGCTTCCTGGTGGGCGACGTCTCGGGCAAGGGCGTCCCGGCGGCGTTCTTCATGGCCGTGGCCAAGACCCTCATGAAGGCCGTGGCCGACCAGGTCCACACCCCGGGCGAGATCCTTTCCAAGGTCAACGACGACCTGGCCGAGGAAAACGACTCCTGCATGTTCGTGACCATCTTCTGCGCGGTCCTGAACTTCCGCACCGGCGAGGTGGAGTGGGCCTCGGCCGGGCACAACCCGCCGGTGTTCACCCGGGCCGGGGGCGCGACGGCCTTCCTGCCCGTGCTGCGCGAGCCCGTGGCCGGGGCCATGCCCGGCATGCGCTACACCACGGAACGCTTCGTCATGAACCCCGGGGACACGCTCTTCGTCTACACCGACGGCGTCACCGAGGCCATGAACGGGGCCGAGGAGCTCTACGGCGAGGATCGGCTGCTCCAGACCCTGGCCGGGCTCTCCGGCCGTCCCGCCCGGGAGGTCATCGACGCCGTGGGCGTCTCGGTGGCCGCCTTCACCGGCGGGGCCGAGCAGTCCGACGACATCACCATGCTGGCCCTGCGCTTCCAGGGCGGCGAGGTGCGCGACCTCACCGGCGGCACCCAAGCCCTGCGGCTGCCCGCCCGGATGGAGAGCCTGGAGCCGCTGCGCGCCTTCGTGGTCGCCCGCGCGGCCGGACTCCTGCCCCCGGAGGCCCTCTCCAAGGTGGAGCTGGCCCTGGAGGAGGCCCTGGTGAACATCTTCCACTACGCCTACCCCGAGGGCCGGGGCGAGGTGGAGGTGGCCTGCCCCCTGTCCGGCGAGCCCGGGGCCTTCGCCCTGAGCGTCACGGACTGGGGCGGGGCCTACGACCCCCTGTCCGAGGCCGCCGCGCCGGACCTGGACGCCGGGCTGGACGAGCGCATGCCCGGCGGGCTCGGGGTGTTCTTCATCAAGACCGTGACCTCGCACGCGCGCTACGAGCGCCGGGGCGGGTCCAACGTGCTCGTCCTGGCCTTCGGCTGA
- a CDS encoding DUF169 domain-containing protein: MPLSYQDMQRALMEELRLYHYPVAVHFFFDDEELERFKAGTEFYVPVKPMTFCQWEIAARMKGQTVLGAKETLGCSNALVSFGWKEIDENEIKSHLKYCRDAEQAERFVRSKARLPLGELKAVSVGPLGDATLPPSTVHFYCDNMQAYHLCVDYMAAMDQHPLRSNITMNSSACGGNVYSYLEKSANLLPACSGSYNAGKTERGEINFVLQGEALVPTVERLLTRKRELGSGAITRPGDHFPGADVCKNCPLIIFKKS; the protein is encoded by the coding sequence ATGCCGCTTTCGTATCAGGACATGCAGCGCGCGCTCATGGAGGAGCTGCGCCTCTACCACTACCCCGTGGCCGTGCATTTCTTCTTCGATGACGAGGAACTGGAGCGCTTCAAGGCCGGGACCGAGTTCTACGTGCCGGTGAAGCCCATGACCTTCTGCCAGTGGGAGATCGCCGCGCGCATGAAGGGCCAGACCGTGCTCGGCGCCAAGGAGACCCTGGGCTGCTCCAACGCCCTGGTCAGCTTCGGCTGGAAGGAGATCGACGAGAACGAGATCAAGAGCCACCTCAAGTACTGCCGCGACGCCGAGCAGGCCGAGCGCTTCGTGCGCTCCAAGGCCCGCCTGCCCCTGGGCGAACTCAAGGCCGTCTCCGTGGGTCCCCTGGGCGACGCCACCCTGCCGCCGTCCACGGTGCACTTCTACTGCGACAACATGCAGGCCTACCACCTCTGCGTGGACTACATGGCGGCCATGGACCAGCACCCGCTGCGCTCGAACATCACCATGAACTCCTCGGCCTGCGGCGGCAACGTCTACTCCTACCTGGAGAAGAGCGCCAACCTCCTGCCGGCCTGCTCGGGCTCGTACAATGCGGGCAAGACCGAGCGCGGGGAAATCAACTTCGTGCTTCAGGGCGAGGCCCTGGTTCCCACGGTGGAGCGCCTGCTGACCCGCAAGCGCGAGCTGGGCAGCGGCGCCATCACCCGCCCCGGCGACCACTTCCCGGGCGCGGACGTCTGCAAGAACTGCCCGCTGATCATCTTCAAGAAGTCCTGA
- a CDS encoding Tim44 domain-containing protein, translating into MLDHTTTPVPTARAPRGRAMLFARRAFAALLAAAVLLASFDLAEAKRLGGGRSFGGGGSYSKPYNKPTPPPDRAGAPTRQQDNAGQNQQAAPGQQAGKTGGGLSRFGGIGGMVGGLLMGGLIGSLLFGGGFGGGFGLLEMLLVGVGIFMLMKFFRSRRAAREQAAPMGGERFAYASGPAAGHDVRDNADGWGSLRSGPSGQGAGVPTGPVMPEGVDEAEFIAGAKALFARLQASWDRRDLEDIRAFTTSGVFEEIARQAQEDPNPGTTDVLMVEARVVEVEREGSHTVMTVLFDALLREDQAAAMPGQTREVWRIRRDESSARPEWLLDGIQQLAN; encoded by the coding sequence ATGCTCGACCACACGACCACCCCCGTTCCCACCGCCCGCGCGCCGCGCGGCAGGGCCATGCTCTTCGCGCGCCGCGCCTTCGCCGCGCTGCTGGCCGCGGCCGTGCTCCTGGCGTCCTTCGACCTCGCCGAGGCCAAGCGTCTCGGCGGCGGCCGCTCCTTCGGCGGCGGCGGCTCGTACTCCAAGCCCTACAACAAACCCACGCCCCCGCCGGACCGGGCGGGCGCGCCCACCCGGCAGCAGGACAACGCGGGCCAGAACCAGCAGGCCGCGCCGGGCCAGCAGGCCGGAAAGACCGGCGGCGGCCTGTCCCGCTTCGGCGGCATCGGCGGCATGGTCGGCGGCCTGCTCATGGGCGGCCTGATCGGCTCGCTCCTGTTCGGCGGCGGCTTCGGCGGCGGTTTCGGCCTTCTGGAAATGCTCCTGGTGGGCGTGGGCATCTTCATGCTCATGAAGTTCTTCCGCTCGCGCCGCGCGGCCCGGGAACAGGCCGCGCCCATGGGCGGGGAGCGCTTCGCCTACGCCTCGGGCCCGGCCGCCGGCCACGACGTCCGCGACAACGCCGACGGCTGGGGCTCGCTGCGCTCGGGCCCGTCCGGCCAGGGCGCGGGCGTCCCCACCGGCCCGGTCATGCCCGAGGGCGTGGACGAGGCCGAGTTCATCGCCGGGGCCAAGGCCCTGTTCGCCCGCCTGCAGGCCTCCTGGGACCGCCGCGACCTGGAGGACATCCGCGCCTTCACCACCTCCGGGGTCTTCGAGGAGATCGCCCGCCAGGCCCAGGAAGACCCGAACCCCGGCACGACCGACGTGCTCATGGTCGAGGCCCGGGTGGTCGAGGTGGAACGCGAGGGAAGCCACACGGTGATGACCGTGCTCTTCGACGCCCTGCTGCGCGAGGACCAGGCCGCCGCCATGCCCGGACAGACCCGCGAGGTCTGGCGCATCCGCCGCGACGAGTCCTCGGCCAGGCCCGAGTGGCTCCTGGACGGCATCCAGCAACTGGCGAACTGA
- a CDS encoding efflux RND transporter periplasmic adaptor subunit, with translation MTTPTPLARSPRAARLPFRFLLPVLSLLLLLSGCGGGENKGKKAVPVSVATAEKRTMPVVLKAVGTVEAYASVAIKARLGGQILEQFVHDGQDVRQGDALFRIDPRPYEAAVREARAKLDRDQVLLKKASDDLRRYSGLIEKSVISREQYDQTEANAKSLAATLRVDQAELESRELDLSYTLISSPIDGRVGHILVTQGNVIKANDDRDLAVINQLKPIYVTFSVPEQHVTAILRRMGEGSLPVEAASSSDGSLLESGVLASLDNTVDKTTGTIKLKASFANEKLLLWPGQFVRATLGLTAREGVVVVPSRAVQAGNKGQYVYVVTAQNTAELRPVTAGTIEDGLTIIESGLEGGETVVTEGQIRLVPGAPVQAAKPGPAPAGGEGAKP, from the coding sequence GTGACCACCCCCACGCCCCTCGCGAGGTCGCCGCGCGCGGCCCGTCTCCCGTTCCGCTTCCTGCTTCCGGTCCTCTCGCTCCTGCTTCTGCTGTCCGGCTGCGGCGGGGGCGAGAACAAGGGCAAGAAGGCCGTTCCGGTCTCCGTGGCCACGGCCGAGAAGCGCACCATGCCCGTGGTCCTCAAGGCCGTGGGCACGGTGGAGGCCTACGCCTCGGTGGCCATCAAGGCCCGCCTGGGCGGCCAGATCCTGGAGCAGTTCGTGCATGACGGCCAGGACGTGCGCCAGGGCGACGCGCTCTTCCGCATCGACCCCCGGCCCTATGAGGCCGCCGTGCGCGAGGCCAGGGCCAAGCTGGACCGGGATCAGGTCCTGCTCAAGAAGGCCAGCGACGACCTGCGCCGCTATTCCGGGCTCATCGAGAAGAGCGTCATCAGCCGGGAGCAGTACGACCAGACCGAGGCCAACGCCAAGTCCCTGGCCGCCACCCTGCGCGTGGACCAGGCCGAGCTGGAGAGCCGGGAGCTGGACCTCTCCTACACCCTGATCTCCTCGCCCATCGACGGCCGCGTGGGCCACATCCTGGTCACCCAGGGCAACGTCATCAAGGCCAACGACGACCGCGACCTGGCCGTGATCAACCAGCTGAAGCCGATCTACGTGACCTTCTCCGTGCCCGAGCAGCACGTCACGGCCATCCTCCGCCGCATGGGCGAGGGCTCCCTGCCCGTGGAGGCCGCCTCGTCCTCGGACGGCTCGCTCCTGGAGTCCGGCGTGCTGGCCTCCCTGGACAACACCGTGGACAAGACCACCGGCACCATCAAGCTCAAGGCCTCCTTCGCCAACGAGAAGCTTCTGCTCTGGCCCGGCCAGTTCGTGCGCGCGACCCTGGGGCTCACCGCCCGCGAGGGCGTGGTGGTGGTTCCGTCCCGGGCCGTGCAGGCCGGGAACAAGGGGCAGTATGTCTACGTGGTGACCGCCCAGAACACGGCCGAACTGCGGCCCGTGACCGCCGGAACCATCGAGGACGGCCTGACGATCATCGAGTCCGGCCTGGAGGGCGGGGAGACCGTGGTCACCGAGGGCCAGATCCGCCTGGTGCCCGGCGCCCCGGTGCAGGCGGCCAAGCCCGGCCCGGCCCCGGCCGGCGGCGAAGGGGCCAAGCCGTGA